From the genome of Turicibacter faecis, one region includes:
- a CDS encoding NfeD family protein gives MASLLSVGLTIPLPWLWFLLATIFGIIEAMTLGIVSIWFAIGALAAMLTSIFIDSVMIQIFIFLATSLILIVKTRKFAVGMLKVGKEKTNLDDLIGKEAVVTKEILPYVAGEVKLEGKFWRSMSESKQTYAEGAIVTVLRIEGVTIIVK, from the coding sequence ATGGCTAGTTTATTAAGTGTAGGTTTAACTATTCCTTTACCGTGGTTATGGTTTTTACTTGCTACTATTTTTGGTATTATTGAGGCAATGACGCTAGGGATAGTTTCTATCTGGTTTGCTATTGGAGCGTTGGCCGCTATGCTTACCTCTATTTTTATTGATTCGGTTATGATTCAAATTTTTATTTTTCTTGCAACCTCTTTAATCTTGATTGTAAAAACGAGAAAATTTGCGGTTGGTATGTTGAAGGTTGGAAAGGAAAAGACGAATCTTGATGACTTGATTGGTAAAGAAGCCGTTGTTACTAAAGAAATTCTTCCGTATGTAGCGGGTGAGGTGAAGCTGGAAGGGAAATTTTGGCGCTCTATGTCTGAAAGTAAACAGACTTACGCCGAAGGTGCTATTGTGACTGTTTTAAGAATTGAAGGGGTTACGATCATCGTTAAATAG
- the trmFO gene encoding methylenetetrahydrofolate--tRNA-(uracil(54)-C(5))-methyltransferase (FADH(2)-oxidizing) TrmFO, which produces MKYVNVIGAGLAGSEAAYQLAKRGIQVKLYEMRPVKNTPAHHTQNFAELVCSNSLRADGLANAVGVLKEEMRILDSLIMKAADANAVPAGGALAVDREGFSGQITDYLSQHPNVEVIREELTEIPDGPTIVATGPLTSDALSAYIREMTGHHSFYFYDAAAPIIEKDSINFDKVYLKSRYDKGEAAYLNCPMSEEEFNAWHEALVNAEVVPVKEFEKEVFFEGCMPIEVMAKRGRQTVLFGPMKPVGLEDPKTGQTPYAVVQLRQDNAAGTLYNLVGFQTHLKWGEQKRIVQMIPGLENAEIVRYGVMHRNSFINSPVLLRPTYQFKTRDDLFFAGQLTGVEGYVESAASGMIAGINMAKYMLGEELIEFPRETAMGSMAYYITHTSCDGFQPMNANFGLFLDLEGRVKKKEKKAMYAARAIEKIKECKELL; this is translated from the coding sequence ATGAAATATGTAAATGTCATTGGAGCAGGTTTAGCAGGTTCGGAGGCAGCTTACCAGCTTGCTAAACGTGGAATTCAAGTTAAGCTATATGAAATGCGTCCAGTAAAAAATACGCCAGCTCATCATACGCAAAATTTTGCAGAATTAGTATGTTCAAATTCATTGCGTGCAGACGGTTTAGCTAATGCGGTCGGTGTTTTAAAGGAAGAGATGCGAATTTTAGATTCACTTATTATGAAGGCAGCAGATGCTAATGCTGTACCTGCAGGAGGAGCCCTTGCCGTCGATCGTGAAGGCTTTTCAGGACAAATTACAGATTATTTAAGTCAACACCCTAATGTGGAAGTTATTCGAGAAGAGTTAACGGAAATCCCCGATGGGCCGACGATTGTGGCGACAGGTCCGTTAACAAGTGATGCTTTAAGCGCATATATTCGTGAAATGACAGGACATCATTCGTTTTATTTCTATGATGCCGCAGCGCCTATTATTGAAAAGGATTCTATTAACTTTGATAAAGTTTATTTAAAGTCTCGTTATGATAAAGGTGAGGCTGCCTACTTAAATTGTCCGATGTCTGAAGAGGAGTTTAATGCTTGGCATGAGGCTTTAGTTAATGCAGAAGTGGTTCCGGTTAAGGAATTTGAAAAAGAAGTTTTCTTTGAAGGATGTATGCCAATTGAGGTAATGGCAAAACGTGGCCGACAAACAGTTTTATTTGGTCCAATGAAACCAGTAGGCCTTGAAGATCCAAAGACAGGACAAACACCGTATGCCGTCGTTCAATTAAGACAGGATAATGCGGCGGGAACGCTTTATAATTTAGTTGGATTCCAAACGCATTTAAAATGGGGGGAACAAAAACGTATTGTTCAAATGATCCCAGGACTTGAAAATGCTGAAATTGTCCGTTATGGAGTGATGCATCGAAATTCGTTTATTAATTCTCCGGTACTACTTCGTCCGACTTATCAATTTAAGACACGTGATGATTTGTTCTTTGCAGGTCAATTAACGGGAGTGGAAGGTTATGTTGAATCGGCTGCATCGGGAATGATTGCAGGGATCAATATGGCGAAGTATATGTTGGGTGAAGAGCTAATTGAATTCCCAAGGGAAACGGCGATGGGATCAATGGCTTACTACATTACGCATACTTCTTGTGATGGATTTCAACCGATGAATGCTAATTTTGGGCTGTTTTTAGATTTAGAGGGTCGTGTGAAGAAAAAAGAAAAGAAAGCAATGTATGCAGCACGTGCTATCGAAAAAATTAAGGAATGTAAAGAGTTACTATAG
- the xerC gene encoding tyrosine recombinase XerC, whose protein sequence is MEELIHKYLEYLMYEKRYSMHTISNYQKDLVEWTLFCEKESIPPFDVEYGDVRSYLNECYLQKLNRHTVSRKLSSLRSYYYFLLKEGVVSSNAFSIIKAPKGGQVLPKFLYEEEMVALFEGIDRSTVLGSRNYALLELLYATGIRVSECCNLTISQFDFETGMLLVHGKGKKDRYVPLGDFAVESMQCYLKVGRNQLLNKSHIETDVVFLNHLGFPLTDRGVRDILKRLTRNTAMHIKVAPHMIRHTFATHLLNHGANLRAVQELLGHEHLSSTQIYTHVSKEHLKQAYAVAHPRARKSEK, encoded by the coding sequence GTGGAGGAGCTGATTCATAAATATTTGGAATACCTGATGTATGAGAAGAGGTACTCGATGCATACAATTTCAAATTATCAAAAGGACTTAGTCGAATGGACGTTATTTTGCGAGAAGGAATCTATCCCCCCTTTTGATGTGGAATACGGTGATGTTAGGAGTTATCTTAATGAATGTTACTTACAAAAATTGAATCGTCATACGGTAAGTCGAAAGTTATCGTCTTTGCGTTCCTATTATTATTTTTTACTGAAGGAAGGGGTCGTCTCTTCCAATGCCTTTTCAATTATTAAGGCACCGAAGGGAGGACAGGTGTTGCCTAAATTTTTATATGAGGAAGAAATGGTAGCATTGTTCGAAGGAATCGATCGATCAACTGTACTAGGAAGCCGCAATTATGCATTGTTAGAGCTCTTATATGCAACCGGAATACGGGTTTCGGAATGCTGTAATCTCACTATAAGCCAGTTTGACTTTGAGACAGGGATGTTATTGGTGCACGGAAAGGGGAAAAAGGACCGGTATGTTCCACTTGGAGATTTTGCTGTGGAATCGATGCAATGCTATCTAAAAGTGGGACGAAACCAATTATTGAATAAGTCACATATTGAAACAGATGTTGTATTTTTAAATCACCTTGGGTTTCCATTAACTGACAGAGGCGTTCGTGATATTTTAAAGAGGTTAACTCGGAATACTGCCATGCATATTAAGGTTGCCCCACATATGATTCGGCACACATTTGCAACGCATTTACTGAATCATGGTGCAAATTTAAGAGCTGTGCAGGAATTACTTGGACATGAGCATTTATCAAGTACGCAAATTTATACTCACGTTTCGAAGGAGCACCTTAAACAGGCTTATGCGGTCGCACATCCTAGAGCAAGAAAAAGTGAAAAATAG
- a CDS encoding SPFH domain-containing protein, which produces MKIMLYFILAIIIVMIILVMANIKVVPQANAYVIERFGAYAATWNVGLHVKIPIMDRVANKVLLKEQVIDFKPQPVITKDNVTMQIDTVVFFQITDPKLFTYGVSNPFAAIENLTATTLRNIIGELELDETLTSRDIINSRMRAVLDEATDPWGIKINRVEVKNIIPPEDIQAAMEKQMRAERERREKILQAEGEKTSAILKAEGLKESQILEAEARKQAMILAAEAEKEAAIRKAEGEAEAILKVQEATSAGLKMLNEAQPTTEVLTLKSFEALAQVAEGQATKLIIPSEIQNVSGLIASLTETSKTIKE; this is translated from the coding sequence ATGAAAATTATGCTTTATTTTATATTGGCTATTATCATTGTGATGATTATTTTAGTTATGGCAAATATTAAAGTTGTACCTCAGGCAAATGCCTACGTTATTGAACGTTTTGGGGCTTATGCAGCAACATGGAACGTCGGTTTACACGTTAAGATTCCTATTATGGACCGTGTTGCAAATAAAGTATTATTAAAAGAACAGGTGATTGATTTTAAACCACAACCAGTCATTACTAAAGATAATGTTACGATGCAGATTGATACGGTTGTATTTTTTCAAATTACGGATCCTAAATTATTTACATACGGAGTTAGTAACCCATTTGCAGCTATTGAAAATCTTACGGCAACAACATTGCGTAATATTATTGGGGAATTGGAATTAGACGAGACATTGACCTCAAGGGATATTATTAATTCACGTATGCGTGCTGTATTGGATGAAGCAACGGATCCATGGGGAATCAAAATTAATCGGGTAGAAGTAAAAAATATTATTCCACCGGAAGATATTCAGGCTGCTATGGAGAAACAGATGCGTGCTGAGCGTGAGAGACGAGAGAAAATTTTACAGGCAGAAGGGGAAAAGACATCAGCCATTTTAAAAGCAGAAGGGCTCAAAGAATCGCAAATCCTTGAAGCAGAGGCACGTAAGCAGGCGATGATTTTAGCGGCAGAAGCAGAAAAAGAAGCTGCTATTCGTAAAGCAGAGGGGGAAGCGGAAGCTATTTTAAAAGTTCAAGAGGCAACGTCAGCAGGGTTAAAGATGCTTAATGAGGCACAACCAACTACGGAAGTATTAACGTTAAAATCATTTGAGGCATTGGCGCAGGTAGCTGAAGGACAGGCAACGAAGTTAATTATTCCATCTGAAATTCAAAATGTTAGTGGGTTGATTGCATCGTTAACGGAAACGTCAAAGACAATTAAAGAATAA
- the topA gene encoding type I DNA topoisomerase, translated as MGKNLVIVESPAKAKTIENYLGSDYTVLSSVGHIRDLATTGPGGLGVDVEDHFKPNYKNVTGKSKIIKELKQAAKNSDAVYLATDPDREGEAISWHLADVLGLDVDLKRRVVFNEITKDAILEAFKHPRAIDMDLVRSQESRRILDRIIGFKLSKLLQSKIKSKSAGRVQSVALKLIVEREKEIQKFKSEEYWSIHAMFERQSAKIEAELMKKANKKISIANEDEVKAILAELSDPYVVEKVEKKNKLKQPKLPFITSTLQQEAASKLGYNAKKTMTIAQKLYEGINIGSETVGLITYMRTDSTRLADNFIDATKSFIKKNYGTNYVKTTATSTKKVKNAQEAHEAIRPSSVSRTPEEMKPYLKRDELRLYKLIWERAVASLMKSATVEATTIEVRSNDYLFRVNGQVLVFDGYLRVYSYEETKNAALPRLNVGDTLALVDIEPQQHFTQPPARYSEAKLIKEMEELGIGRPSTYAQTMETLKNRGYVMLEDKKFKPTDQGILTSDKLAEFFSEFINVEYTAAMENNLDEISKGQKVWYDELKMFYDHFMPMLEEAQKNMEKIAPVEIGEECPECGSPLVIRRGRYGEFVACSGYPTCKYIKKEAKEEAAPVSTGVKCPKCETGEIVEKKTRRGKVFYGCDKYPACDYALWNKPIDKKCPKCGQLLVVKGKKNEVQCSNKECDYKED; from the coding sequence ATGGGGAAAAATTTAGTAATAGTAGAGTCGCCTGCTAAAGCCAAAACGATTGAAAATTATTTAGGATCGGACTATACGGTTTTATCGAGCGTCGGACATATTCGTGATTTAGCAACGACTGGACCGGGTGGTTTAGGAGTGGATGTTGAGGATCATTTTAAGCCAAATTATAAAAATGTGACTGGAAAATCCAAAATTATAAAAGAATTAAAACAGGCTGCTAAAAATTCAGATGCCGTTTATCTAGCTACCGACCCCGACCGTGAAGGGGAGGCGATTAGTTGGCATTTGGCAGATGTTCTTGGACTGGATGTTGATTTAAAGCGACGTGTCGTCTTTAATGAGATTACAAAAGACGCTATTTTAGAGGCTTTTAAACATCCGAGAGCGATTGATATGGATTTAGTTCGTTCCCAAGAGAGCCGACGTATACTTGATCGTATTATTGGTTTTAAGTTAAGTAAATTGTTACAAAGTAAGATTAAGAGTAAAAGTGCAGGTCGTGTTCAATCGGTGGCTCTAAAACTTATTGTTGAACGTGAAAAAGAGATTCAAAAGTTTAAAAGTGAAGAGTATTGGTCGATTCATGCGATGTTTGAACGACAAAGTGCCAAAATTGAAGCTGAACTTATGAAAAAAGCAAATAAAAAGATTTCAATTGCGAACGAGGATGAAGTTAAGGCTATTTTGGCGGAGCTTTCAGACCCTTATGTTGTAGAAAAGGTGGAAAAAAAGAATAAATTAAAACAACCCAAACTTCCATTTATTACTTCAACGCTTCAACAGGAAGCGGCAAGTAAGCTTGGATATAACGCGAAGAAAACGATGACGATTGCTCAGAAGTTATATGAAGGGATTAATATAGGTTCAGAAACAGTCGGATTAATTACCTATATGCGAACGGATTCTACGAGATTAGCTGATAACTTCATCGATGCAACAAAATCATTTATTAAAAAAAATTATGGAACGAACTACGTTAAAACAACAGCAACGAGTACAAAAAAAGTGAAAAATGCACAGGAGGCCCATGAGGCAATCCGTCCTTCATCTGTTTCCCGAACACCTGAAGAGATGAAGCCGTATTTAAAACGCGATGAATTGCGTTTATATAAATTAATTTGGGAGCGTGCGGTTGCGAGTTTGATGAAAAGTGCTACCGTAGAAGCAACAACAATTGAGGTTCGCTCGAATGATTATTTATTTCGTGTTAATGGTCAGGTCTTAGTTTTTGATGGGTATTTACGTGTTTATAGTTATGAGGAAACGAAAAATGCAGCTTTACCGCGTCTAAATGTAGGGGATACATTAGCCCTCGTAGACATCGAACCACAGCAACATTTTACTCAACCGCCAGCACGTTATAGTGAGGCAAAATTGATTAAAGAAATGGAAGAGTTAGGAATTGGCCGTCCATCTACATATGCGCAAACGATGGAAACCTTGAAAAATCGTGGGTATGTCATGCTAGAGGATAAAAAATTTAAACCTACTGATCAAGGTATTTTAACAAGTGACAAGTTAGCCGAGTTTTTTTCAGAGTTTATCAACGTCGAGTATACGGCCGCAATGGAAAATAACCTCGATGAAATCTCTAAAGGTCAAAAAGTATGGTATGATGAGTTGAAAATGTTTTACGATCATTTTATGCCAATGCTTGAAGAGGCACAGAAAAATATGGAGAAAATTGCCCCTGTTGAAATAGGGGAAGAGTGTCCAGAATGCGGAAGCCCGCTCGTTATTCGTCGTGGGCGTTACGGTGAATTTGTCGCTTGTAGCGGATATCCGACGTGTAAATATATAAAAAAAGAAGCGAAAGAGGAAGCGGCCCCTGTTTCAACTGGAGTGAAGTGTCCTAAGTGTGAAACGGGAGAGATCGTTGAAAAGAAAACACGTCGTGGAAAAGTTTTTTATGGATGTGATAAATATCCAGCGTGCGATTATGCACTTTGGAATAAGCCGATTGATAAAAAATGTCCGAAGTGTGGGCAACTACTTGTGGTCAAAGGAAAGAAAAATGAGGTTCAGTGTTCAAATAAGGAATGTGATTATAAAGAGGATTAA